Proteins from a genomic interval of Stenotrophomonas sp. WZN-1:
- a CDS encoding methyl-accepting chemotaxis protein has translation MNYLRNVRVAWRLGLGFGLLLLLVAAVVATGATASVVQKRAMQQVVDVSVAKVRLLSQMLDANNQMMVVRREMLIRQGEDRGSDEQRIADLVKRYEASWTAYQALPGDADGKAIAETIAAKRAIARPLNKQTSELMEQGDYPGAVALTLGPVQEAANGWNKALSDGVDFEEKESRDAAAEAIRLGERSLLQLLVLGGVALLVGIGASVMIGRSLTGPLARAVNLAERLSKGQLDQEFRLGGRDELTQLGEAMASVRQSVQAAIGAQLQMAEQHEAGAIRYRMDASAFPGDFGRMVQATNSLVESHVEVELLMAEVMQRYAIGDLSRDLPDYPGEKGTLTRTLAAVKQSLMAINAQIDELARAARAGDFSMRGDADAFQYQFKAMVEHLNGMMASSQASIADVSDVLRAISHGDLTARMDGEYDGVFARMRDDANTTTAQLTGIVRGIQVAADSINNAAQELAAGNNDLSRRTEQQAANLEEAAASMEELTSTVRQNAELARQADSEAHAAGAAVRETEQAMAQMASVMGEIDQSSARISEISTVIDGIAFQTNILALNAAVEAARAGEQGRGFAVVASEVRTLAQRAGVAAKEIKELIEDAAAKVKSGLAVTVESEAAIARVAQASSRTTQLMSDIAAASKEQAAGIEQVNQVVVQMDQVTQQNAALVEEATAASRALEEQAHALTTSVSVFKVEGEAASVVPRRAA, from the coding sequence ATGAACTACTTGAGGAACGTCAGGGTTGCCTGGCGTCTTGGGCTGGGCTTTGGCCTGCTGCTGTTGCTGGTTGCTGCCGTGGTGGCCACCGGCGCCACCGCCAGTGTCGTGCAGAAGCGCGCGATGCAGCAGGTGGTCGACGTCAGCGTGGCCAAGGTGCGCCTGCTATCGCAGATGCTCGATGCCAACAACCAGATGATGGTCGTGCGCCGCGAAATGCTGATCCGCCAGGGCGAAGACCGCGGTAGCGACGAGCAGCGCATCGCCGATCTGGTCAAGCGCTACGAGGCCAGCTGGACCGCTTATCAGGCACTACCGGGTGATGCAGACGGCAAGGCCATCGCGGAAACCATCGCGGCCAAGCGTGCCATCGCCCGCCCGCTCAACAAGCAGACCAGCGAGCTGATGGAGCAGGGCGACTACCCGGGCGCTGTGGCGCTGACCCTGGGCCCGGTGCAGGAGGCGGCCAACGGCTGGAACAAGGCGCTTTCCGATGGCGTGGACTTCGAAGAGAAGGAAAGCCGCGATGCAGCCGCCGAGGCGATCCGCCTGGGCGAGCGCAGCCTGCTGCAGCTGCTGGTGCTGGGCGGCGTCGCGCTGCTGGTCGGCATCGGTGCCTCGGTGATGATCGGCCGCAGCCTGACCGGCCCACTGGCCCGCGCGGTGAACCTGGCCGAGCGCCTGTCCAAGGGCCAGCTGGACCAGGAGTTCCGCCTCGGTGGCCGCGACGAGCTGACCCAGCTGGGCGAGGCCATGGCCAGCGTGCGCCAGAGCGTGCAGGCGGCGATCGGCGCGCAGCTGCAGATGGCCGAACAGCACGAGGCCGGTGCGATCCGCTATCGCATGGACGCCAGCGCCTTCCCCGGTGATTTCGGCCGCATGGTGCAGGCCACCAACAGCCTGGTCGAATCGCACGTGGAGGTGGAACTGCTGATGGCCGAGGTGATGCAGCGCTACGCCATCGGTGACCTCAGCCGCGACCTGCCGGACTACCCGGGCGAGAAGGGCACGCTGACCCGCACCCTGGCCGCGGTGAAGCAGAGCCTGATGGCGATCAACGCGCAGATTGATGAACTGGCTCGCGCCGCGCGCGCCGGTGATTTCAGCATGCGTGGCGATGCCGATGCGTTCCAGTACCAGTTCAAGGCGATGGTCGAGCACCTCAACGGCATGATGGCCAGTTCGCAGGCCAGCATCGCCGATGTCTCCGACGTGCTGCGCGCGATCTCGCACGGCGACCTGACCGCACGCATGGACGGCGAGTACGACGGCGTGTTCGCCCGTATGCGCGACGATGCCAACACCACCACCGCACAGCTGACCGGCATCGTGCGGGGCATCCAGGTGGCTGCCGACAGCATCAACAACGCGGCGCAGGAACTGGCCGCCGGTAACAACGACCTGTCGCGCCGCACCGAGCAGCAGGCGGCCAACCTGGAAGAAGCCGCTGCATCGATGGAGGAACTGACTTCCACCGTGCGCCAGAATGCCGAGCTGGCGCGCCAGGCCGACAGTGAAGCGCATGCGGCCGGTGCAGCCGTACGCGAGACCGAACAAGCGATGGCACAGATGGCGTCGGTCATGGGTGAGATCGACCAGTCCTCGGCACGCATCTCGGAAATCTCCACGGTGATCGACGGCATCGCGTTCCAGACCAACATCCTGGCGCTGAATGCTGCGGTGGAAGCTGCGCGTGCAGGTGAGCAGGGCCGTGGTTTCGCCGTGGTCGCCAGTGAAGTGCGCACGCTCGCGCAGCGTGCCGGTGTCGCCGCCAAGGAGATCAAGGAACTGATCGAAGATGCCGCTGCCAAGGTGAAGAGCGGCCTGGCAGTGACGGTTGAATCGGAAGCCGCGATCGCGCGCGTGGCACAGGCAAGTTCGCGCACGACCCAGCTGATGAGCGACATCGCTGCGGCGAGCAAGGAGCAGGCAGCCGGTATCGAACAGGTCAACCAGGTGGTGGTTCAGATGGACCAGGTGACCCAGCAGAACGCGGCGTTGGTGGAAGAAGCCACCGCCGCCAGCCGCGCGCTGGAAGAACAGGCGCATGCACTGACCACGTCGGTGTCGGTGTTCAAGGTGGAGGGCGAAGCAGCGTCGGTTGTGCCGCGTCGCGCAGCCTGA
- a CDS encoding potassium channel family protein produces the protein MRKHLLRLINWIDVKDPAGRARMYIGAVFFLPAVLLPFQEKHLSHTAILWFGVLLILAGYISFALVSHRHLRYTRAELVLTPLIFVVTSVLLILVLSAYYAKLSWVAYSKDDRIITGLAEAFYFSTATFTTLGFGDIVPITVHGRWMVVFESLLGMTHMVVFILLFLRNVDFDRPPEDRTRAD, from the coding sequence GTGAGAAAGCATCTGCTGAGGCTAATCAACTGGATCGATGTGAAGGATCCGGCCGGACGCGCACGGATGTATATCGGTGCAGTATTTTTCCTGCCGGCCGTTTTGTTGCCATTTCAGGAAAAGCATCTGTCCCATACGGCGATTCTCTGGTTTGGAGTGTTGCTGATATTGGCGGGTTACATCAGTTTCGCCCTGGTAAGCCATCGTCACTTGAGATATACGAGGGCAGAGCTGGTACTCACCCCGTTGATCTTCGTCGTCACGTCTGTTCTGTTGATTCTGGTCTTGTCTGCCTACTACGCGAAACTAAGTTGGGTCGCCTACAGCAAGGATGATCGAATCATCACCGGATTGGCCGAGGCCTTCTACTTCTCGACAGCGACGTTCACCACACTTGGCTTTGGTGACATCGTACCGATTACAGTACATGGGCGATGGATGGTGGTGTTCGAATCGTTATTGGGAATGACGCATATGGTGGTGTTCATACTGCTGTTTCTGCGCAACGTCGATTTTGATCGACCACCGGAAGATCGGACGCGGGCTGACTGA
- a CDS encoding L,D-transpeptidase, whose amino-acid sequence MPSIRATVLSLALLAPAAFAQAAIPSLPTPIPEKAGPDVAPRSDLHAQVLLDRANFSPGQIDGEVGSNQRRAVSGFQAAHGLTVTGELDDATWKALQVDTVGPLASYTLTAEDVAGPFQPIPKGPAAQAKLKSLGYGSVEEALGERFHASPELLKLLNPGVDLAKAGSRIQVPNIAPAALPKAAKIVVDKSDSTLQLLDAQGKVIAQVPVSSGSQHDPLPIGEWKILGVYRDPPFHYNPKLFWDARKGEKKATLPPGPNNPVGRVWIDLSKPHYGLHGTPEPGHVGKTESHGCVRMTNWDAVRVADAVDTSVPVVMQE is encoded by the coding sequence ATGCCGTCAATCCGCGCAACTGTATTGTCCCTCGCCCTGCTGGCCCCCGCCGCCTTCGCACAGGCTGCAATACCCAGCCTTCCCACGCCGATCCCCGAGAAAGCCGGGCCGGATGTGGCCCCACGCTCCGACCTGCACGCCCAGGTGCTGCTGGATCGCGCGAATTTCTCCCCTGGCCAGATCGATGGCGAGGTGGGCAGCAACCAGCGACGCGCAGTGTCGGGTTTTCAGGCGGCGCATGGGCTTACCGTAACCGGCGAACTGGACGACGCCACCTGGAAGGCTCTGCAGGTTGATACGGTGGGGCCGCTGGCCAGCTACACGCTGACTGCTGAGGATGTTGCCGGTCCGTTCCAGCCCATACCGAAAGGACCCGCCGCCCAGGCCAAGCTCAAATCGCTGGGCTACGGCAGTGTGGAGGAAGCCCTGGGTGAGCGTTTCCACGCGTCTCCTGAGCTGCTGAAGCTGCTCAATCCGGGCGTGGATCTGGCCAAGGCTGGCAGCCGCATCCAGGTCCCCAACATTGCGCCGGCCGCATTGCCAAAGGCGGCGAAGATCGTGGTCGATAAATCCGACTCCACCCTGCAGTTGCTGGATGCGCAGGGCAAGGTGATTGCTCAGGTCCCGGTGTCGTCGGGCAGCCAGCACGACCCGTTGCCAATCGGCGAATGGAAGATTCTGGGCGTGTACCGCGACCCGCCGTTCCACTACAACCCGAAGCTGTTCTGGGATGCACGCAAGGGCGAGAAGAAGGCCACGCTGCCGCCGGGCCCGAACAATCCGGTCGGCCGGGTCTGGATCGACCTGTCCAAACCGCATTACGGCCTGCACGGCACGCCTGAACCCGGCCATGTCGGCAAGACCGAATCGCATGGCTGCGTACGCATGACCAACTGGGATGCGGTGCGTGTGGCCGATGCAGTGGATACTTCGGTACCCGTGGTGATGCAGGAGTGA
- a CDS encoding M23 family metallopeptidase has protein sequence MRLPHLIVLGVVLGLGLGWWLHRDGQPAPATTALSSTTATAVQRAASPTPTAALSAQKAVDAPSGLLLPVQGVAASQLRDTFTDARSEGRVHDAIDIMADAGTPVLAVADGTVEKLFDSARGGLTIYQFEPSGRWCYYYAHLQRYADGLAEKQVIKRGDVIGYVGSTGNASADAPHLHFEVHVLGPEKQWWKGESINPYPLLKSAALMPGAASAATPE, from the coding sequence ATGCGTCTTCCGCACCTGATCGTACTGGGCGTGGTGTTGGGACTGGGCCTGGGTTGGTGGCTGCACCGTGATGGGCAACCAGCACCGGCAACAACGGCCTTGTCTTCCACAACCGCGACTGCGGTGCAGCGCGCAGCATCACCGACACCCACCGCCGCGCTGTCGGCCCAGAAGGCTGTGGACGCACCATCCGGGCTGCTGCTACCGGTGCAGGGCGTAGCTGCCTCGCAGCTGCGCGACACCTTCACCGATGCGCGCAGCGAAGGGCGCGTACACGATGCCATCGACATCATGGCCGACGCCGGTACGCCGGTGCTGGCGGTGGCCGATGGCACGGTCGAAAAACTGTTCGACAGTGCGCGCGGCGGCTTGACGATCTACCAGTTCGAACCCAGCGGACGCTGGTGCTACTACTACGCACACCTGCAGCGCTATGCCGATGGCCTGGCGGAAAAACAGGTGATCAAACGCGGGGATGTGATCGGTTACGTCGGCAGCACAGGCAATGCCAGTGCCGACGCGCCGCACCTGCATTTCGAAGTACATGTGCTCGGACCGGAAAAACAGTGGTGGAAGGGAGAGTCGATCAACCCCTATCCCCTGCTGAAGTCGGCGGCGTTGATGCCCGGCGCTGCCAGCGCCGCAACGCCAGAGTAA
- a CDS encoding adenylosuccinate synthase gives MGQSVVVLGAQWGDEGKGKIVDLLTEEIGAVVRFQGGHNAGHTLVINGKKTVLHLIPSGILRDDALCLIGNGVVISPAALQKEIAELEASGVEVRSRLKISPAAPLIMPYHIALDQARERAAGGKAIGTTGRGIGPAYEDKVARRGIRIADLHYPKQLEELLRTALDYHNFVLTKYLNTDAVDFQKTFDEALAFGEYVQPMKSDVAGILHDLRKQGKRVLFEGAQGALLDIDHGTYPYVTSSNTTVGGALAGSGVGADSIDYVLGIAKAYATRVGGGPFPTELDDEVGQGIRDRGAEYGASTGRPRRCGWMDIVALKRAVAINGISGLCITKLDVLDGMEKLKVCIAYEYNGKRTEYAPLDAQGWEDCTPVYLEFPGWSENTHGITNWDDLPPAARAYLRSLEELAGCPISIVSTGPDRDHTMVLQDPFA, from the coding sequence ATGGGTCAGTCTGTCGTAGTGTTGGGTGCCCAGTGGGGCGATGAAGGCAAGGGCAAGATCGTCGATCTGCTCACTGAGGAAATCGGCGCCGTCGTGCGCTTCCAGGGCGGCCACAATGCCGGCCATACCCTGGTCATCAACGGTAAGAAGACCGTCCTGCACCTGATCCCGTCGGGCATCCTGCGTGACGATGCGCTGTGCCTGATCGGCAACGGCGTGGTGATCTCGCCGGCCGCGCTGCAGAAGGAAATCGCCGAGCTGGAAGCCTCCGGCGTGGAAGTGCGTTCGCGCCTGAAGATCTCCCCGGCCGCGCCGCTGATCATGCCGTACCACATCGCCCTGGACCAGGCGCGCGAACGCGCTGCCGGCGGCAAGGCGATCGGCACCACCGGCCGTGGCATCGGCCCGGCCTACGAAGACAAGGTGGCGCGTCGCGGCATCCGCATCGCCGACCTGCACTACCCGAAGCAGCTGGAAGAGCTGCTGCGCACCGCGCTGGATTACCACAACTTCGTGCTGACCAAGTATCTGAACACCGATGCGGTCGATTTCCAGAAGACCTTCGACGAAGCACTGGCCTTCGGCGAATACGTGCAGCCGATGAAGTCCGACGTGGCCGGCATCCTGCACGACCTGCGCAAGCAGGGTAAGCGCGTGCTGTTCGAAGGCGCGCAGGGCGCGCTGCTGGACATCGACCACGGCACCTACCCGTACGTCACCAGCTCCAACACCACCGTCGGTGGTGCGCTGGCCGGTTCCGGCGTTGGTGCCGATTCGATCGACTACGTGCTGGGCATCGCCAAGGCCTACGCCACCCGCGTCGGCGGCGGCCCGTTCCCGACCGAGCTGGACGACGAAGTCGGCCAGGGCATCCGTGATCGCGGCGCCGAGTACGGTGCCTCGACCGGCCGTCCGCGTCGTTGCGGCTGGATGGACATCGTTGCGCTGAAGCGCGCCGTGGCCATCAACGGCATCAGCGGTCTGTGCATCACCAAGCTGGACGTGCTGGATGGCATGGAAAAGCTGAAGGTCTGCATCGCGTATGAATACAACGGCAAGCGCACCGAGTACGCGCCGCTGGATGCGCAGGGCTGGGAAGACTGCACCCCGGTGTACCTGGAGTTCCCGGGCTGGAGCGAGAACACCCACGGCATCACCAACTGGGACGACCTGCCGCCGGCTGCTCGCGCCTACCTGCGTTCGCTGGAAGAGCTGGCCGGCTGCCCGATCAGCATCGTCTCCACCGGTCCGGACCGCGACCACACCATGGTCCTGCAGGATCCGTTCGCCTGA
- a CDS encoding DUF2065 family protein has protein sequence MKDLFAAVCLVAVLEGLFLFVAPFAWKRMAERLLDLPSPALRSFGGLVLLAGLSLLWWVRH, from the coding sequence ATGAAAGATCTGTTCGCCGCCGTCTGCCTGGTGGCGGTGCTGGAAGGCCTGTTCCTGTTCGTCGCCCCGTTTGCCTGGAAGCGCATGGCCGAACGCCTGCTGGACCTGCCCAGCCCGGCCCTGCGCAGCTTCGGCGGGCTGGTGCTGCTGGCCGGCCTGAGCCTGCTGTGGTGGGTGCGGCATTGA